A portion of the Intestinibacillus sp. Marseille-P6563 genome contains these proteins:
- a CDS encoding adenylosuccinate synthase: MPGKVILGAQWGDEGKGKFIDIFAAKADLVVRSQGGNNAGHTVVVDGEKYKLQLIPSGILYPNCVNVIGPGVVVDPRNVLKEIDTLATQGVSTDKLFIDARCHCILPWHLELDALSEKARGAGDIGTTKKGIGPTYMDKAERIGVRMHDFVGERFEEAMREACERKNKVITGVYGGEPIDIEAVLAEYKGYADRLRSHVTDTTIMTWDAVKNGKFVLFEGAQGTLLDLDMGTYPYVTSSHPIAGGCCIGSGVGPTAITDIMGIFKSYTTRVGKGPFPTELFDETGDYIRNAGGEFGTVTGRPRRTGWFDAVIARYAVRVNGLTEMVINKIDPLRGLPKLKVCVAYDYKGERITEFPANFADLEHCTPIYEEFDGFDEDITGCRSFDELPQTVQNYIRELERICGCKITMLGVGPARDQVMPIDI; the protein is encoded by the coding sequence ATCGATATCTTCGCGGCCAAGGCCGATCTGGTCGTACGCAGCCAGGGCGGCAACAACGCCGGCCATACCGTTGTGGTCGATGGCGAAAAATACAAACTTCAGCTTATCCCGTCGGGTATCCTCTATCCGAACTGCGTCAATGTCATCGGTCCCGGTGTAGTCGTTGACCCGCGCAACGTTCTCAAGGAAATCGATACCCTGGCGACGCAGGGCGTATCGACCGACAAACTGTTCATCGACGCCCGTTGTCACTGCATCCTGCCGTGGCATCTGGAACTGGACGCCCTGTCGGAAAAGGCACGCGGCGCAGGTGACATCGGCACCACCAAAAAGGGCATCGGCCCGACCTACATGGACAAGGCCGAGCGCATCGGCGTACGTATGCACGACTTTGTCGGCGAACGCTTTGAAGAAGCTATGCGCGAAGCGTGCGAGCGTAAGAACAAGGTCATCACCGGCGTATACGGCGGCGAACCCATCGACATCGAAGCCGTTCTGGCCGAATACAAGGGCTATGCCGACCGTCTACGCAGCCATGTGACCGACACCACCATCATGACCTGGGATGCGGTCAAGAATGGTAAGTTCGTCCTCTTTGAAGGCGCACAGGGCACCCTGCTCGACCTCGATATGGGCACCTATCCTTATGTTACCTCTTCCCATCCGATCGCGGGCGGCTGCTGCATCGGTTCGGGTGTTGGTCCGACGGCCATCACCGACATCATGGGTATTTTCAAGAGCTATACCACCCGCGTGGGCAAGGGTCCCTTCCCCACCGAATTGTTTGACGAAACCGGCGACTATATCCGCAACGCCGGCGGCGAATTTGGCACGGTCACCGGCCGTCCGCGCCGTACCGGCTGGTTTGACGCGGTCATTGCCCGCTATGCGGTACGTGTCAACGGTCTGACCGAAATGGTCATCAACAAGATCGACCCGCTGCGCGGCCTGCCCAAGCTGAAGGTCTGCGTTGCGTATGACTACAAGGGCGAGCGCATCACCGAGTTCCCGGCAAACTTTGCCGATCTCGAGCACTGCACCCCGATTTACGAAGAATTCGACGGCTTCGATGAGGACATCACCGGCTGCCGTTCGTTCGACGAACTGCCGCAGACCGTTCAGAACTATATCCGTGAACTGGAGCGCATTTGCGGTTGCAAGATCACCATGCTGGGCGTTGGTCCGGCGCGCGATCAGGTCATGCCGATCGACATCTAA
- a CDS encoding FeoA family protein, which translates to MAGMMLSFLDPGNTGRIARISGKDDVRQYLSNLGFVAGAKVTVVSKLSGNLILKVKDARIAIDQGMARRIFVEEEME; encoded by the coding sequence ATGGCAGGCATGATGCTTTCATTTTTGGACCCCGGTAATACCGGACGAATCGCCCGGATCAGCGGAAAAGATGACGTACGGCAATACCTTTCCAATCTGGGCTTTGTTGCCGGAGCAAAGGTCACCGTTGTTTCCAAGCTGTCGGGCAATCTGATTTTAAAGGTAAAAGACGCGCGCATTGCCATTGACCAAGGCATGGCGCGCCGCATCTTCGTAGAGGAGGAAATGGAATGA
- a CDS encoding FeoA family protein, translating into MKTLRAVKPGDTVTVKKLHGTGATRRRIMDMGLTRGTEVYVRKVAPLGDPVEVNVRSYELSLRKADCEMIEVE; encoded by the coding sequence ATGAAGACTTTACGTGCAGTAAAGCCAGGGGACACGGTAACCGTGAAAAAGCTGCATGGCACCGGCGCGACACGCCGCCGCATCATGGACATGGGGCTCACCCGCGGCACCGAAGTGTATGTGCGCAAGGTCGCCCCGTTGGGTGACCCGGTGGAGGTCAATGTCCGCAGTTATGAACTGAGCCTGCGCAAGGCTGACTGCGAAATGATCGAAGTCGAATAA
- the feoB gene encoding ferrous iron transport protein B, translating to MNLKIALAGNPNCGKTTMFNALTGNNQYVGNWPGVTVEKKEGKLKGHKDVIIQDLPGIYSLSPYTLEEVVARNYLIDEKPDAILNIVDASNLERNLYLTTQLIELGVPTVVALNMMDIVNKRGDQVDGAKLAKALGCKVMQTSALKGEGCKKAAEEAMAQASAGTRPIYCRFDDKLEDVLREISSLVEDVVDARSLRWFTIKLFERDEKVMERFHFSSDVSSHIESLIAQAEEDFDDDAESIITNARYACVSQMIQSSLKKKSNTRLSTSDRIDHIVTNRILALPIFAAVMWAVYYIAITTVGTFATEWTNDVLFGEIVPNAANSVLDAIGCAPWLHSLIVDGIIAGVGAVLGFVPQMLVLYVMLAILEDCGYMARVAFIMDRIFRRFGLSGKSFIPMMIGMGCGIPGVMASRTIEQDRDRRMTVMTTTFIPCGAKLPIIGLIAGAIFGNAGWVAWSAYFIGVAAIVISGIILKKTRMFAGEPAPFVLELPAYHAPTVVNVLRATWERGWSFIKKAGTIILLSTIVLWFLQTYGFENGTFTAVSEIDNCLLASIGNVIAPIFAPLGWGHWQAAVASITGLIAKENVIATFGQTYHFAGELAENGDEIWSLVARDFTAVSAYSFMVFNLLCAPCFAAMGAIKREMNNAKWTAFAISYQCVFAYTIALMINQFGLLFTGGGFSLGTVAAIAVLIAYLYLLFRKPQQASTETLRSVAAGARV from the coding sequence ATGAATTTAAAAATTGCCCTAGCCGGCAATCCGAACTGTGGTAAAACCACCATGTTCAACGCATTGACCGGCAACAACCAGTATGTCGGCAACTGGCCGGGCGTGACGGTAGAAAAAAAGGAAGGCAAACTCAAAGGTCATAAGGACGTCATCATCCAGGACCTGCCGGGCATCTATTCCCTTTCGCCGTACACGCTGGAAGAAGTCGTTGCCCGCAATTATCTGATCGATGAAAAACCGGACGCGATTTTAAACATCGTGGATGCTTCCAACCTGGAACGCAACCTGTATTTGACCACCCAGCTCATTGAACTTGGTGTTCCTACGGTAGTCGCACTGAATATGATGGACATCGTCAACAAGCGCGGCGACCAAGTCGACGGCGCGAAATTGGCCAAAGCATTGGGCTGTAAAGTGATGCAGACCAGCGCGCTCAAGGGTGAAGGCTGCAAAAAGGCTGCCGAAGAAGCCATGGCACAGGCTTCGGCTGGGACCCGCCCGATATACTGCCGGTTTGACGACAAGCTGGAAGATGTTCTGCGTGAAATCTCGTCTTTGGTCGAAGATGTCGTCGATGCCCGCAGCTTACGCTGGTTCACCATCAAGCTGTTCGAGCGCGACGAAAAGGTGATGGAACGCTTCCATTTCTCGTCCGATGTATCGTCCCACATTGAATCCCTCATTGCACAGGCCGAGGAGGATTTTGACGACGATGCCGAATCGATCATCACCAACGCACGCTATGCCTGCGTTTCGCAGATGATTCAAAGTTCCCTGAAAAAGAAATCCAACACCCGTCTTTCCACCTCCGACCGCATTGACCACATTGTCACCAACCGCATTTTGGCACTGCCCATCTTTGCGGCTGTGATGTGGGCGGTCTACTATATCGCCATCACCACGGTGGGCACTTTTGCAACCGAGTGGACCAACGATGTCCTGTTTGGCGAGATCGTTCCCAATGCGGCAAACAGTGTGCTCGATGCTATCGGCTGCGCTCCCTGGCTGCATTCGCTGATCGTAGATGGCATTATCGCGGGCGTCGGCGCAGTGCTTGGTTTTGTGCCGCAGATGCTGGTTCTGTATGTCATGCTGGCCATTTTGGAAGACTGCGGCTATATGGCGCGTGTGGCCTTCATTATGGACCGTATCTTCCGCCGCTTCGGCCTGTCGGGTAAGTCCTTCATCCCGATGATGATCGGCATGGGCTGCGGCATTCCGGGCGTTATGGCATCCCGTACCATCGAACAGGACCGCGACCGCCGCATGACAGTCATGACCACGACCTTTATCCCCTGTGGCGCCAAGTTACCCATCATCGGCCTGATTGCGGGCGCGATTTTCGGCAACGCCGGTTGGGTCGCCTGGTCGGCGTACTTCATCGGCGTGGCAGCCATCGTCATTTCGGGTATCATCCTCAAAAAGACCCGCATGTTCGCCGGCGAACCGGCGCCCTTCGTGCTCGAACTGCCCGCATACCATGCTCCCACGGTTGTCAATGTACTGCGTGCGACCTGGGAACGCGGCTGGTCGTTCATCAAGAAGGCTGGCACCATCATTCTGCTGTCGACCATTGTTCTGTGGTTCCTGCAGACCTATGGCTTTGAAAATGGTACATTCACCGCTGTTTCTGAGATCGACAACTGCTTGCTCGCTTCGATCGGCAATGTGATTGCTCCCATCTTTGCTCCGCTTGGTTGGGGTCACTGGCAGGCGGCGGTAGCATCGATCACCGGCCTGATCGCCAAGGAAAACGTCATTGCAACCTTTGGCCAGACCTATCACTTTGCGGGCGAACTGGCCGAAAATGGCGACGAAATCTGGTCTTTGGTTGCCCGTGACTTTACTGCGGTGTCGGCGTACTCCTTCATGGTCTTCAACCTGCTGTGCGCACCGTGCTTTGCCGCGATGGGCGCCATCAAGCGTGAAATGAACAACGCCAAGTGGACAGCATTCGCCATTTCTTATCAGTGCGTCTTTGCCTACACCATTGCCCTGATGATCAACCAGTTCGGTCTGCTGTTCACCGGTGGCGGCTTTAGCCTCGGCACGGTTGCCGCGATTGCTGTTTTGATTGCTTACCTCTACCTGCTGTTCCGCAAACCGCAGCAGGCTTCTACCGAAACCCTGCGCTCGGTTGCAGCCGGTGCTCGGGTATAA
- a CDS encoding FeoB-associated Cys-rich membrane protein yields MGTAIVCAVLIVCIVLAVRSVRKSHKSGGCGGGCSGCSSCSSCHPDHKS; encoded by the coding sequence ATGGGTACCGCTATCGTTTGTGCGGTGCTGATTGTGTGCATCGTGCTCGCGGTCCGCAGCGTTCGCAAATCCCACAAATCGGGCGGCTGCGGCGGTGGATGCAGCGGTTGCAGCTCCTGCAGCTCCTGCCATCCAGACCACAAATCTTAA